One genomic region from Muriicola soli encodes:
- a CDS encoding VCBS repeat-containing protein, giving the protein MRILTSLLPGFLCCILLFSGCTSENKDQLAEVDSKPTLFNLLSPEDSGVDFINKVENQKNFNIFKYRNFYNGGGVAIGDINNDGLPDIYLTGNMVENKLYLNKGNLKFEDITLTAGVEGSKPWSTGVVMVDINQDGLLDIYVSNAGNMEGDNHDNDLYINNGDLTFSEKAAEYNLAKTGFSTHASFFDYDKDGDLDAYILNNSNIPVSSLGYAGQRDVRAQDWEGVPDIFKGVGDMLLRNDNGVFIDVSEEAGIYGSLIGFGLGVMITDINKDLYPDIYVSNDFYERDYLYINNQDGTFSEEIKEWTSHLSLSAMGIDMADINNDGHAEIFITDMLPEADERVKSVMEFDGYDVFRLKQDKDFYQQYIQNTLQLNNGNGSFSEIAYFSGVDATDWSWAGLLFDMDNDGFRDIFITNGINHDLTDLDFVDFFANEIIQKMALTGKKESIDSIINKMPIRPQPNYAYKNNRDLTFDNANKEWGFELPTMSNGAAYGDLDNDGDLDLVINNVNMVSFIYENRTDSLTDNHFIKLRFKGPETNKFAVGTAVNLYYEDNVVYQELIPSRGFQSSMDYEMTIGLGNSTKVDSLRVIWPDDKTQKLVDLTADQSINLNYDQAEGVYKQGKSDDIKPLLKELDNSRLLAHQENNYNDFDYEGLIYKLLSQEGPALAIGDINGDGNEDVFLGGAAGQEGVLYQHLGDGKMRPLRQSVFLEDRDYEDTAAAFFDADGDGDLDLMVGTGGNQVGEEMTYRSRLYLNDGMGNFQKSEQILPSTFKNISTIAPFDFDEDGDIDVFIGSRSVVGTYGVDPDHLFLENNGIGEFRDATERLAYDLKDAGMITNAVWADMDGDSRKDLVTVSEWGTPIIFRNTGRRLAKMTSSLDSLDGLWNVVEAADLDNDGDQDLVLGNQGANLHYKPTLERPMKMWINDFDGNGTIEQIVTLNENGQDYPLHQKKELTNQIVSLKKQNLKASEYARKTIAELWPKPVFESSIMKKSGISESVIAINEGNGKFKIKVLPSRVQLSCVCGISCADVNNDGYLDLIMGGNNFEFKPQFSRLDANYGNVLLGNKDLDYKWKEYTKSGFFIRDEVKHIKQFKDREGNTFVFAALNDTKPKIYRLND; this is encoded by the coding sequence ATGAGAATATTAACATCACTTTTGCCAGGTTTTTTATGTTGTATACTCCTATTTTCTGGTTGTACTTCTGAAAACAAAGATCAGCTTGCTGAAGTAGACTCAAAGCCAACACTATTTAATCTTCTCTCTCCTGAAGACAGTGGCGTTGATTTTATTAACAAAGTAGAAAACCAGAAGAACTTCAACATCTTCAAATACAGGAATTTTTACAATGGAGGAGGCGTTGCAATTGGAGACATTAACAACGATGGCCTGCCGGATATCTACCTCACCGGGAACATGGTAGAGAACAAATTATATCTCAATAAGGGGAATTTAAAATTTGAGGATATTACACTTACAGCAGGGGTAGAAGGCAGTAAGCCTTGGTCTACCGGGGTTGTAATGGTTGATATTAATCAAGATGGCTTACTCGACATCTATGTAAGCAATGCCGGAAATATGGAAGGTGATAACCATGACAACGACCTCTATATCAATAATGGAGATCTTACTTTTTCCGAAAAAGCTGCTGAATACAACCTGGCTAAAACCGGATTCTCAACCCATGCTTCCTTTTTCGACTACGACAAAGACGGGGATCTAGATGCCTATATCCTCAACAACAGCAATATTCCTGTCAGCAGTCTTGGATACGCCGGACAAAGGGATGTAAGGGCACAGGATTGGGAAGGTGTACCGGACATTTTCAAAGGAGTTGGAGACATGCTCCTTCGCAATGACAATGGTGTTTTTATAGACGTTAGTGAAGAGGCCGGAATTTACGGAAGCCTTATAGGTTTTGGTCTTGGTGTGATGATCACAGATATCAATAAAGACCTATATCCGGACATCTACGTCTCAAACGACTTCTATGAAAGAGATTACCTCTATATCAACAATCAGGACGGGACATTTTCTGAAGAGATCAAAGAATGGACATCTCATTTGTCCTTGTCTGCTATGGGAATTGATATGGCTGATATCAACAATGACGGACATGCCGAGATCTTCATCACGGATATGCTTCCCGAAGCCGATGAAAGGGTAAAATCAGTAATGGAATTTGACGGCTATGACGTTTTCCGACTCAAACAGGACAAAGATTTCTATCAGCAGTACATACAAAATACGCTGCAACTCAATAACGGGAACGGATCATTTTCCGAGATCGCCTATTTCAGTGGTGTAGATGCCACAGATTGGAGCTGGGCAGGACTTTTGTTCGATATGGACAATGATGGATTCAGGGATATCTTTATCACCAATGGAATCAATCACGACCTTACAGATCTTGACTTCGTTGATTTCTTCGCCAATGAGATCATCCAAAAGATGGCGTTGACCGGTAAAAAAGAATCGATCGATTCTATCATTAATAAAATGCCGATCAGGCCACAACCGAATTATGCATACAAGAACAACAGAGACCTCACTTTTGACAATGCCAACAAAGAATGGGGCTTTGAGCTCCCAACCATGTCGAATGGAGCTGCCTATGGAGACCTCGATAATGACGGAGACCTCGATCTGGTCATCAACAACGTCAATATGGTTTCCTTTATCTACGAAAACAGAACCGATAGCTTAACGGATAACCATTTTATCAAGCTCAGATTTAAAGGTCCGGAGACCAATAAATTTGCCGTTGGCACCGCAGTAAATCTCTACTACGAGGATAATGTGGTATACCAGGAATTGATTCCTTCTCGAGGATTTCAGTCCTCTATGGATTACGAAATGACTATTGGCCTTGGAAATTCAACCAAAGTTGACTCCCTCCGGGTAATCTGGCCGGATGACAAGACTCAGAAATTGGTCGATCTTACAGCAGATCAATCCATCAATCTGAATTACGATCAAGCTGAAGGAGTCTACAAGCAAGGTAAATCTGATGACATTAAGCCGCTTTTGAAGGAATTGGATAATTCCAGACTCCTGGCCCATCAGGAAAATAATTACAATGATTTTGACTACGAAGGCCTGATATACAAATTACTTTCACAGGAAGGTCCAGCGCTGGCAATAGGCGATATAAACGGAGACGGGAACGAAGATGTCTTCCTGGGAGGAGCGGCCGGACAGGAAGGAGTTCTGTACCAGCACCTGGGTGATGGGAAGATGAGGCCACTGAGACAAAGTGTTTTTCTTGAAGACAGAGACTATGAAGACACTGCAGCAGCTTTTTTCGATGCAGATGGTGACGGAGATTTGGATCTGATGGTAGGTACGGGAGGAAATCAGGTTGGAGAAGAAATGACATACAGGTCTAGATTATACCTGAACGACGGAATGGGAAACTTTCAAAAATCGGAACAGATTTTACCTTCAACCTTTAAAAATATCTCTACTATAGCCCCATTTGATTTTGACGAGGACGGAGACATTGATGTATTTATCGGTTCCCGAAGCGTAGTAGGCACTTATGGTGTAGATCCGGATCATTTATTCCTTGAAAATAACGGAATTGGCGAATTTCGGGATGCCACTGAACGGTTGGCCTACGATCTCAAAGATGCGGGAATGATCACAAATGCTGTATGGGCCGATATGGACGGAGATTCCCGTAAGGACCTGGTAACCGTCTCTGAATGGGGAACGCCAATAATTTTTCGGAATACGGGCCGCAGATTGGCAAAGATGACTTCTTCGCTGGACAGTCTTGACGGTCTTTGGAATGTGGTGGAAGCCGCCGATCTGGACAATGACGGAGACCAAGACCTTGTCCTTGGAAATCAAGGCGCCAATCTTCACTATAAACCTACACTGGAAAGACCAATGAAGATGTGGATCAACGATTTTGACGGGAATGGAACTATAGAGCAGATCGTTACCCTTAATGAAAACGGGCAGGACTATCCCCTCCATCAGAAAAAAGAACTTACCAATCAGATTGTTTCCCTGAAAAAGCAAAATTTAAAAGCTTCTGAATACGCTCGAAAGACCATAGCAGAACTGTGGCCAAAACCCGTGTTTGAGAGTTCGATCATGAAAAAATCAGGTATCTCTGAATCGGTCATTGCGATCAATGAGGGGAATGGAAAATTCAAGATTAAGGTTCTGCCATCTAGGGTACAATTATCTTGTGTATGTGGCATTTCATGCGCTGATGTAAACAATGACGGTTACCTCGACCTTATTATGGGAGGAAATAATTTTGAGTTTAAACCACAGTTTTCCCGCCTCGACGCCAATTATGGGAATGTTCTCTTAGGGAACAAAGACCTCGACTACAAGTGGAAGGAGTATACAAAGAGTGGATTCTTTATCAGGGATGAAGTGAAACATATCAAACAATTTAAGGACCGGGAAGGCAATACCTTCGTTTTTGCTGCTTTAAATGACACTAAACCCAAGATCTACAGACTCAATGATTAG
- a CDS encoding VCBS repeat-containing protein, with protein sequence MIRKVVLFALISVLLGCNSNGGDLFKNPTSEETGISFENTLIETDELNILDYLYFYNGGGVAIGDINGDTLPDIFFSGNQVKNKLYLNKGDLSFEDISADAGIEGNSTWNTGAVMGDVNGDGLLDIYVCAVIGINGFNGYNELYINNGDLTFTESASKYGLDFDTFSSNAAFLDYDLDGDLDIYLLNHAVHTQESFGKADLRYKRDFQTGDKLLRNDGDTFVDVSEEAGIYGGVNGYGLGVTVSDFNQDGYPDIYVGNDFHEDDYYYLNNGDGTFTDELRTYFGHTTRFSMGNDVADINHDGWPDILSLDMLPEDETILKSSEGDDDVQIQNMRINQYGYHYQFTRNMLHVNRPGYGFQETALISGIAATDWSWSALFADFNADTEQDIFIANGIPKRPNDLDFINFVSSDQIKNKINNTKLMDQEALNMMPSGAVHNYIFQGTDSLRFIDRSEDWITGDTLFSGATALGDLDNDGDLDLVTNNINSTASLYINQTDTNASYLKLRFNYPGKNRMGIGTKVFSYHKGKLQYRELYTVRGFQASSEPILHFGYGKENKVDSLRILWPDQTTQLLKDIAVNQTLVVSPDKNVPFQNPWLEREYSPLFEKEEGNMGITFSHQEDPYIDFNRQKLIPYKFSDRGPAVALGDINGDGAEDLFFGGSKFYPSAVYIQTQRGFEEKEIPEISRDSITEDVVALLEDFNNDGKNDLLIGTGGADFYNEMAPLLDRLYLQADSTFVGQPLPKSFGNTSVLAPCDFDKDGDLDLFVGNQMITNDFGRIPESYLLKNTNGRFEKLNINSLSSLGMITDALWDDYNEDGNPDLIVIGEWMVPVFLRNTGEKLVNDDVLEGNPAGLWESMVAFDIDQDGDRDYLLGNWGLNTKFKASEKAPMKMYYADFDDNGSTETIVTLAKNGSDYPVEGLKGLSEQLVSLRKKFTAYKDFAGKPIEEILDRDLLKKSKIFEVNELRSGYLRNDAGSFSFVPFPQELQLAPILSFLKYDFDNDGKEEVLTAGNYFGVKPYHGRLGSFPGAMIKGENNVILGDVLGLDFMNRSIRHLNILTVRNQPYLLATFNDDVVQLYRLINKNETP encoded by the coding sequence ATGATTAGAAAAGTAGTTCTTTTTGCTCTGATATCGGTACTTCTGGGGTGTAACTCGAACGGGGGTGATCTGTTTAAAAACCCTACATCTGAAGAAACAGGGATCAGCTTTGAGAATACACTGATTGAAACGGACGAGTTAAACATCCTGGATTATCTGTATTTCTATAATGGCGGTGGAGTAGCTATCGGCGATATCAATGGCGATACGTTGCCCGACATCTTTTTCTCGGGAAATCAGGTGAAAAATAAACTGTATCTCAACAAAGGCGATCTGAGCTTTGAAGATATTTCTGCTGATGCCGGGATTGAAGGTAACAGCACATGGAATACCGGAGCAGTGATGGGTGACGTAAATGGCGACGGTCTGCTCGATATTTATGTTTGCGCGGTGATCGGCATCAATGGATTTAACGGGTACAACGAACTCTATATCAATAATGGAGACCTCACTTTTACAGAAAGTGCCTCAAAATACGGCCTGGATTTTGACACTTTCAGCTCCAATGCAGCCTTCCTCGATTACGACCTGGATGGTGATCTCGATATTTACCTTTTAAATCATGCTGTACATACTCAGGAATCCTTTGGCAAGGCAGACCTCAGGTATAAAAGGGATTTTCAAACAGGAGACAAACTACTCAGGAATGACGGAGATACCTTTGTTGATGTGAGTGAAGAAGCAGGGATTTATGGAGGGGTCAATGGTTATGGCCTGGGCGTGACCGTTAGCGATTTTAATCAAGACGGCTATCCAGACATTTATGTGGGTAATGACTTCCACGAAGATGATTACTATTATCTCAATAACGGAGACGGGACCTTTACCGATGAGCTCAGGACTTATTTCGGTCATACAACAAGGTTTTCTATGGGAAATGATGTAGCAGATATTAATCACGATGGATGGCCTGATATCCTTTCCCTGGACATGCTTCCGGAAGACGAGACAATATTGAAATCCTCTGAAGGCGATGACGATGTTCAAATACAGAATATGAGGATCAATCAGTACGGTTACCACTATCAGTTTACGCGTAATATGCTACATGTAAACCGTCCCGGTTACGGCTTTCAGGAAACTGCGCTTATCAGCGGTATTGCAGCTACCGACTGGAGTTGGAGTGCGCTTTTTGCCGATTTTAACGCGGATACCGAACAGGATATTTTTATAGCGAATGGGATACCCAAGCGTCCTAATGATCTGGATTTTATCAACTTTGTTTCCAGCGATCAGATCAAAAATAAGATCAACAATACGAAATTGATGGATCAGGAAGCCCTGAACATGATGCCCTCAGGTGCCGTCCACAATTATATTTTCCAGGGCACAGACAGTCTTCGTTTTATCGACCGGTCTGAAGATTGGATAACCGGGGACACTCTTTTTTCCGGGGCCACAGCCTTGGGAGACCTTGATAATGACGGGGATCTAGACCTGGTGACCAATAATATTAACAGTACGGCTTCGCTTTATATCAATCAAACCGATACCAATGCGAGTTATTTAAAGCTCAGATTCAATTATCCCGGTAAAAACCGGATGGGAATAGGGACAAAAGTATTTTCATACCACAAGGGCAAACTTCAATACCGGGAATTGTATACGGTTAGAGGTTTCCAGGCTTCTTCGGAACCCATCTTGCATTTTGGCTACGGAAAAGAGAACAAGGTAGATTCATTGCGCATACTTTGGCCAGACCAAACTACTCAGCTTTTGAAAGATATTGCCGTAAATCAAACATTAGTTGTAAGTCCGGATAAGAATGTTCCCTTTCAGAACCCTTGGTTAGAGAGAGAATACTCGCCTTTATTTGAAAAGGAAGAGGGAAATATGGGAATTACCTTTAGTCATCAGGAAGATCCCTATATTGATTTTAACCGCCAAAAACTAATTCCTTATAAATTCTCAGATCGAGGACCCGCAGTTGCCCTGGGAGATATCAACGGGGATGGAGCTGAAGATTTATTCTTTGGTGGATCTAAATTTTATCCTTCCGCGGTATACATTCAGACTCAAAGAGGATTTGAAGAAAAAGAAATACCTGAGATCAGCCGGGATTCTATTACTGAGGACGTGGTAGCATTACTTGAAGATTTCAACAATGACGGCAAGAATGATTTATTAATAGGGACAGGGGGAGCCGATTTTTACAACGAAATGGCCCCACTCCTGGATAGGCTATATCTCCAGGCCGATTCTACCTTTGTTGGCCAACCCTTGCCCAAGTCTTTCGGAAATACTTCAGTATTAGCGCCTTGCGATTTTGATAAGGATGGAGACCTCGACCTATTTGTCGGGAATCAAATGATCACTAACGACTTTGGAAGAATTCCCGAATCGTATTTGCTCAAAAATACAAATGGGAGGTTTGAAAAACTCAATATTAATTCCCTGTCATCTTTAGGCATGATCACAGATGCCCTCTGGGATGATTACAATGAAGATGGAAACCCCGACCTTATTGTAATAGGGGAATGGATGGTTCCTGTTTTTTTAAGAAATACTGGAGAGAAATTAGTGAATGACGACGTCTTAGAAGGAAATCCAGCCGGCTTGTGGGAAAGTATGGTAGCTTTTGACATTGACCAGGATGGAGACAGGGATTACCTCCTTGGAAACTGGGGATTAAATACCAAATTCAAGGCATCAGAAAAAGCTCCCATGAAAATGTATTACGCCGATTTTGACGATAATGGAAGTACTGAAACCATTGTGACTTTGGCAAAAAATGGAAGCGATTATCCTGTAGAAGGACTAAAAGGCCTCTCAGAACAGCTGGTGAGCTTGAGGAAAAAATTCACCGCATATAAAGATTTTGCAGGTAAACCTATTGAAGAAATCCTGGACCGGGATCTGCTTAAAAAATCTAAGATCTTTGAGGTGAATGAACTGAGGTCAGGTTATCTGCGCAATGATGCGGGAAGCTTTAGTTTTGTGCCTTTTCCCCAGGAATTACAACTGGCTCCTATCCTTTCTTTTCTCAAATACGATTTCGACAATGATGGGAAGGAAGAGGTTTTAACTGCGGGTAACTATTTTGGTGTGAAGCCTTATCACGGAAGACTGGGCAGCTTTCCCGGCGCTATGATAAAAGGGGAAAATAACGTAATTTTGGGTGATGTCTTGGGACTGGATTTTATGAATAGATCCATCAGACATCTCAACATCCTGACCGTACGCAACCAACCCTATTTACTGGCAACATTCAACGACGATGTCGTTCAGTTATACCGATTAATAAATAAAAACGAAACACCATGA
- a CDS encoding vanadium-dependent haloperoxidase → MKKLILLLVLISLGCQKEETPIEVSPELMHSTVDKVTEIMIHDIFSPPVASRIFAYPNIAAYEIIAQHDERFQSLKGQIHELKSIPEADPEKPVNAALSAMIAHIDLSRRLIFSEDKMEVYRDSLYALWSSQNKKEFEASKEFGLQVADHIATWMDKDNYKQTRTMPKFTVNTDEPFRWQPTPPAYMAGIEPHWSKIRPFVIESADQFKPVPPPPFTMEEGSDFYKELKEVYDLSKQMEEEGDESEGIQIAKFWDCNPYVSVTRGHLMFATKKITPGAHWIGIVKIAGRKAKSDFSETVYAYTKTSMAIADAFISCWDEKYRSNLIRPETLINEHIDDSWKPVLQTPPFPEYTSGHSVVSGAASVVLTDIYGEDFAFDDDTELPYGLPVRSFTSFREAADEAAISRMYGGIHYRAAVEVGVKQGRDLGSFIVNKLSMKNESQLAQTQ, encoded by the coding sequence ATGAAGAAATTAATCCTTCTACTGGTTTTGATCAGCCTTGGCTGTCAAAAGGAGGAAACTCCCATTGAGGTGTCTCCGGAATTGATGCACAGCACAGTGGACAAGGTGACTGAGATCATGATCCACGACATTTTTTCTCCTCCGGTGGCAAGCAGAATATTTGCTTACCCCAATATTGCAGCTTATGAAATTATTGCACAGCATGATGAGAGATTTCAATCTCTCAAGGGCCAGATTCATGAATTGAAGTCCATTCCTGAAGCCGATCCTGAAAAACCCGTAAATGCAGCTCTTTCGGCGATGATTGCGCATATCGACCTAAGCCGAAGGTTGATCTTCAGCGAAGACAAAATGGAAGTTTACAGGGATAGCTTATATGCCTTGTGGTCTTCTCAAAATAAAAAAGAATTTGAGGCTTCTAAGGAATTCGGCTTGCAAGTTGCGGACCATATCGCTACCTGGATGGATAAAGACAATTACAAACAGACACGCACAATGCCGAAATTTACGGTAAATACCGATGAACCTTTCCGATGGCAACCCACTCCCCCCGCCTATATGGCCGGGATAGAACCCCACTGGAGCAAAATAAGACCTTTTGTGATTGAATCGGCCGATCAGTTTAAGCCTGTGCCTCCTCCACCCTTTACCATGGAAGAGGGATCTGATTTTTACAAGGAGCTAAAAGAGGTTTATGACCTCAGTAAACAAATGGAGGAAGAAGGCGATGAATCAGAGGGAATACAAATTGCAAAATTCTGGGATTGTAACCCTTATGTTTCTGTAACAAGAGGGCACCTTATGTTTGCTACCAAGAAGATCACCCCTGGTGCACATTGGATTGGAATAGTAAAAATTGCCGGCAGAAAAGCGAAATCTGACTTCAGTGAAACTGTTTATGCCTATACCAAGACCTCTATGGCAATTGCCGATGCTTTTATAAGTTGTTGGGACGAAAAATACAGGAGTAATTTAATCCGACCAGAAACTTTGATCAACGAGCATATAGACGATAGCTGGAAACCTGTTCTCCAGACTCCGCCATTTCCGGAATACACCAGTGGACACAGTGTAGTATCAGGTGCAGCTTCAGTTGTACTTACCGATATTTATGGAGAAGACTTTGCGTTCGACGATGATACCGAGTTACCATATGGCCTTCCTGTCAGATCTTTTACTTCGTTCAGAGAAGCAGCCGATGAGGCCGCCATTAGCCGAATGTACGGTGGTATTCATTATCGTGCCGCCGTTGAAGTTGGGGTTAAGCAAGGGCGAGATTTAGGGTCCTTTATTGTCAACAAACTCAGCATGAAAAACGAATCCCAATTGGCACAAACCCAATAG
- a CDS encoding AraC family transcriptional regulator yields the protein MKKILLIISFLILGGVIGYLFIYPYDYLVTMEARANKGTINQIIKLWNTSLDSTQIEAGEDLEQLTQTLHFGDSTHIYNWKISSVNDSISKIKVFAKDSAFSLNNKLKVPFMDTDFEKRTKKNLKNFADLLANHLENIKVRIVGEGHLDSTHYAYVHNKTTQFGKAGGMMLDFPLLDPFLMNNGVELNGKPFIEILEWDMENDSLEFNFCYPIIRNDSLPQHPDLKYGFREPVKALKAVYNGNYITSDRAWYELLDHAEKNGIKVTGLPVEVFYNNPNIGVEELSWKAEVFMPLKD from the coding sequence ATGAAAAAAATTCTTCTGATCATCTCTTTCCTGATCCTGGGAGGAGTCATAGGGTATCTTTTTATTTATCCTTATGATTACCTCGTGACAATGGAAGCAAGAGCTAATAAAGGGACGATCAATCAAATCATTAAATTATGGAACACCAGTCTGGATAGCACTCAAATTGAAGCAGGTGAAGATCTGGAACAGCTCACCCAGACATTGCACTTTGGTGATTCAACTCATATCTATAACTGGAAAATTAGTTCAGTAAATGATTCCATTTCCAAAATTAAAGTCTTTGCCAAAGACAGCGCATTTAGTTTGAATAACAAGCTAAAAGTCCCGTTTATGGATACGGATTTCGAAAAACGAACAAAGAAAAATCTCAAAAACTTTGCCGATCTACTCGCCAATCACCTTGAGAATATTAAGGTCAGGATCGTTGGAGAGGGCCATTTAGATTCAACACATTACGCTTATGTCCATAATAAGACTACTCAATTTGGTAAAGCTGGAGGAATGATGCTAGACTTTCCGCTGCTCGATCCTTTTCTTATGAACAATGGAGTTGAACTAAATGGGAAACCCTTTATTGAAATCCTGGAATGGGATATGGAAAATGACAGTTTGGAATTCAATTTTTGTTACCCAATCATCAGAAATGACAGCTTGCCTCAGCACCCCGATCTCAAATACGGTTTTCGTGAACCTGTAAAAGCACTGAAAGCAGTCTATAACGGAAACTATATTACCTCGGATCGTGCCTGGTACGAATTATTGGACCATGCTGAAAAAAACGGAATTAAAGTAACGGGATTGCCGGTTGAAGTATTTTATAACAACCCCAACATTGGCGTTGAAGAGCTCAGCTGGAAAGCCGAAGTATTTATGCCATTAAAGGATTAA